In one window of Pseudomonas benzenivorans DNA:
- a CDS encoding sodium:calcium antiporter: MSLFNPDSWTLLQGLGVFGLCALVIALAGTRITRVVDQLADQTGIGEAAAGAVLLGASTSLGGSVLSVTAAWNGHAELAVSNALGGIAVQTFFLVLSDLAYPRANLEHAAASVPNMMQNALLISLLALVLLTIYLPDATLWHIHPSTPLLFAFYAYGLWLVRGAQHFPQWHPDITRDTRQDQPDDISQMPSLARLWKEFALLMLVLGIAGWVLEPAATVIAARAGISHTVVGVMLTAISTSIPELVTSIAAVRRGALTLAVGGIIGGNAFDVLFIAASDIAYRPGSIYHAISADSAFWIALTLLMSGVLIMGLIRRERRGIARIGVEGVAILLLYLGGVSVLLLG, encoded by the coding sequence GTGTCTCTCTTCAACCCTGACAGCTGGACATTGCTGCAAGGCCTCGGCGTATTCGGCCTGTGCGCCCTGGTCATTGCCCTCGCGGGGACGCGCATCACCCGGGTGGTGGATCAGCTGGCCGACCAGACCGGTATCGGTGAGGCGGCGGCCGGCGCCGTGCTGCTGGGCGCCTCGACCTCGCTGGGCGGTTCGGTGCTGTCGGTCACCGCCGCCTGGAACGGCCATGCCGAACTGGCCGTCAGCAATGCCCTGGGCGGGATCGCCGTGCAAACCTTCTTTCTGGTGTTGTCGGACCTGGCGTACCCGCGGGCCAATCTGGAACATGCGGCGGCGTCCGTGCCGAACATGATGCAGAACGCCTTGTTGATCTCCCTGCTGGCCCTGGTGCTGCTAACCATCTACCTGCCGGACGCCACCCTCTGGCATATCCACCCCTCTACCCCGCTGCTGTTCGCCTTCTATGCCTATGGCCTGTGGCTGGTGCGGGGGGCTCAGCACTTCCCCCAGTGGCACCCGGACATCACCCGCGACACCCGTCAGGACCAACCGGACGACATCAGCCAGATGCCCAGCCTGGCGCGCCTGTGGAAGGAGTTCGCGCTGCTGATGCTGGTACTGGGCATCGCCGGCTGGGTGCTGGAGCCGGCGGCCACGGTGATTGCCGCACGGGCGGGTATCAGCCATACGGTCGTCGGTGTGATGCTGACGGCGATCAGCACCTCCATCCCCGAGCTGGTCACCTCGATCGCCGCCGTCCGCCGTGGCGCGCTGACCCTCGCGGTGGGCGGCATCATTGGCGGCAATGCCTTCGATGTGCTGTTCATCGCCGCGTCGGACATCGCCTACCGGCCGGGCTCCATCTACCACGCGATATCCGCCGATTCGGCCTTCTGGATCGCCCTGACCCTGCTCATGTCCGGCGTGCTGATCATGGGGTTGATTCGCCGGGAGCGCCGCGGTATCGCGCGGATTGGCGTGGAGGGCGTCGCCATTCTGCTGCTGTACCTGGGCGGCGTGAGCGTGCTGTTGCTGGGATAG
- a CDS encoding 5'-nucleotidase translates to MAIDFKNTLVIGVSSRALFNLEKENIVFETGTIDDYRTYQLEHEDVVLEKGAAYFLVEALLKLNKYSKQPGQRLVEVIVMSKNSPDTGLRIHNSIKHYNLDITRSAFSGGESLAPFLQAFDVDLLLTKHSEDVQTAIDTEQCAAATIYDPPSDYLPDEERIRFAFDADAVIFSEESEYIYKTRGMRQFQTNELNNEDIELKDGPFAKFIRVLSTIHKEIGSETSPIKISIVTARNSPAHVRVIKTLRNWNVYVDQAFFLGGLPKDKILKALRPHIFFDDQKVHVEPASKIVPSSQVPYKTNSPLRKFLEDQATLELTLVNDPKKLVEP, encoded by the coding sequence ATGGCCATTGACTTTAAAAACACCTTAGTAATTGGCGTTTCATCTAGAGCGCTCTTCAACCTAGAAAAAGAAAATATAGTATTCGAAACCGGGACCATTGACGACTACAGGACCTACCAACTCGAGCACGAAGATGTAGTATTAGAAAAAGGCGCCGCATACTTTTTAGTCGAAGCCCTCCTAAAACTCAACAAATACTCAAAACAACCAGGGCAGCGCCTAGTAGAAGTAATAGTGATGTCAAAAAACTCCCCCGACACCGGCCTACGGATACACAACTCAATAAAGCATTACAATCTTGACATAACAAGATCAGCCTTCTCAGGTGGAGAATCCCTTGCCCCATTTCTCCAAGCATTCGATGTAGACCTACTCTTGACCAAACACAGTGAGGATGTACAAACCGCCATTGATACAGAGCAATGTGCTGCAGCAACTATCTATGACCCACCCTCCGACTACCTGCCAGACGAGGAGAGAATTCGTTTTGCATTTGACGCCGACGCAGTAATTTTCTCAGAGGAGTCCGAATATATATACAAAACCAGAGGAATGAGGCAATTCCAAACCAACGAACTAAACAACGAAGACATAGAACTAAAAGATGGACCCTTCGCAAAATTCATTCGCGTGCTGTCAACAATTCACAAGGAGATCGGCTCTGAGACATCTCCAATTAAAATATCTATTGTAACCGCCAGGAACAGCCCGGCGCATGTACGAGTAATAAAAACCCTTCGCAACTGGAACGTCTATGTGGATCAAGCTTTCTTTCTTGGAGGGCTACCCAAGGACAAAATACTTAAAGCATTGCGCCCACACATATTTTTTGATGACCAAAAAGTCCATGTAGAGCCCGCGTCAAAAATTGTCCCATCAAGCCAGGTGCCATACAAAACAAACTCACCACTGAGAAAATTCTTAGAGGACCAAGCAACCCTCGAACTGACATTAGTTAATGACCCCAAAAAACTTGTGGAGCCTTGA
- a CDS encoding NYN domain-containing protein — translation MAAKPSAPQQQKLLAVLIDADNASAAMVEGLFEEIAKFGVASVKRIYGDWTQPNLGKWKQVLLDHSIQPIQQFAYTRGKNATDSALIIDAMDLLYTRRFDGFCLVSSDSDFTRLAARLREEGLTVYGFGEEKTPAPFVSACDKFIYTEILRADAAQAVDEPPANGDKAKAPAPAEPAKPAAKKKPQKVPVDFIAKLIDDIDDEDGWVELGVLGQNISKLRPAFDARLYGFKKLSDLIKGQAKRFELQVRGSSATGGEALYVRNRKTEK, via the coding sequence ATGGCCGCCAAACCCAGCGCCCCGCAGCAACAGAAGCTCCTCGCCGTGCTGATCGACGCCGACAACGCCTCGGCCGCCATGGTCGAGGGCCTGTTCGAGGAAATCGCCAAGTTCGGCGTCGCCAGCGTCAAGCGCATCTACGGCGACTGGACCCAGCCGAACCTCGGCAAGTGGAAGCAGGTGCTGCTCGACCACAGCATCCAGCCGATCCAGCAGTTCGCCTACACCCGCGGCAAGAACGCCACCGACAGCGCGCTGATCATCGACGCCATGGACCTGCTCTACACCCGGCGCTTCGACGGCTTCTGCCTGGTCTCCAGCGACAGCGACTTCACCCGCCTGGCCGCCCGCCTGCGCGAGGAAGGCCTGACCGTGTACGGCTTCGGCGAGGAGAAGACCCCCGCCCCCTTCGTCTCGGCCTGCGACAAGTTCATCTACACCGAGATCCTCCGTGCCGACGCGGCCCAGGCCGTGGACGAACCGCCCGCCAATGGCGACAAAGCCAAGGCCCCCGCCCCCGCCGAACCGGCCAAGCCCGCCGCCAAGAAGAAACCGCAGAAGGTGCCGGTGGACTTCATCGCCAAACTGATCGACGACATCGACGACGAGGACGGCTGGGTCGAACTGGGTGTGCTCGGGCAGAACATCAGCAAGCTGCGCCCGGCCTTCGACGCGCGCCTCTATGGCTTCAAGAAGCTCAGCGACCTGATCAAGGGCCAGGCCAAGCGCTTCGAGTTGCAGGTGCGCGGGAGCAGTGCGACGGGGGGTGAGGCGTTGTATGTGCGGAATCGCAAAACAGAAAAATAA
- a CDS encoding c-type cytochrome — MRAFALALLCCLASLAQASNEAMQRFNQLSADPLLRQQAYEAGHERIRFCGNCHGENGNSRRPHIPNLAQQNPVYLFNAFEKFASGERTDYVMSKLAPNLSLEDRVNVAIYFGQQQLQGHDEAVDPVLRQAGEATFKTLCTGCHGVNAEGRDNTPRLAGQPAEYLRRALTRFRDKDPSRAGSVMMTIADGFSEQRIAALAAYLQQLQPQAELSVGEVRR; from the coding sequence ATGCGTGCGTTCGCCCTTGCATTGCTCTGTTGCCTCGCCAGCCTGGCCCAGGCCAGCAACGAGGCGATGCAGCGTTTCAATCAGTTATCCGCCGACCCGCTGTTGCGCCAGCAGGCCTACGAGGCCGGCCACGAGCGCATCCGCTTCTGCGGCAATTGCCATGGCGAGAACGGCAACAGCCGGCGCCCGCACATCCCCAACCTGGCGCAGCAGAATCCGGTGTACCTGTTCAATGCCTTCGAGAAGTTCGCCAGCGGCGAGCGCACCGACTATGTGATGTCCAAGCTGGCGCCGAACCTGAGCCTGGAGGACAGGGTCAACGTGGCCATCTATTTCGGCCAGCAGCAGTTGCAGGGGCACGACGAGGCGGTCGACCCGGTGCTGCGCCAGGCCGGCGAGGCGACCTTCAAGACGCTCTGCACGGGCTGCCACGGGGTGAACGCCGAGGGCCGCGACAATACCCCGCGCCTGGCCGGCCAGCCGGCCGAGTACCTGCGCCGGGCCCTGACCCGTTTCCGCGACAAGGACCCGAGCCGTGCCGGCTCGGTGATGATGACCATCGCCGACGGCTTCAGCGAGCAGCGCATCGCCGCGCTGGCCGCCTACCTGCAGCAGTTGCAGCCGCAGGCCGAACTCAGCGTGGGGGAAGTACGCCGATAG
- a CDS encoding alpha/beta fold hydrolase → MKPSSAAARLPANAQWLHCSNQGAPAHFYHANGFPLRVYEPLLGRLSGSLALSGLACRATWPDIGPPPRRRDWQLYADDLIAFIEQEYQAPIIGIGHSLGATSTILAAAKRPELFKALVLIEPAMVSPALARLVRWLPKALMNRTDPARSTLRKADRWPDRQAFLQHYQNARGYKRFGPEALQALAEHGLVEGADGQVQLAFPKHWEAHNYTQPPNVMAQLQRLPMPCVAIRGKPSVFFSEQLWQEWQRRCPQTQFLEDLEHGHLLPLENPAGCHRLIEQGLHAIGVLPPR, encoded by the coding sequence ATGAAACCCAGCTCCGCGGCCGCGCGCTTGCCGGCCAATGCGCAGTGGCTGCACTGCAGCAACCAGGGCGCGCCCGCCCACTTCTACCACGCCAACGGTTTTCCGCTGCGGGTCTACGAGCCGCTGCTCGGTCGCCTGAGTGGCAGCCTGGCGCTCAGCGGCCTGGCCTGCCGCGCGACCTGGCCGGACATCGGCCCGCCGCCGCGGCGACGCGACTGGCAGCTGTATGCCGACGACCTGATCGCCTTCATCGAGCAGGAGTACCAGGCGCCGATCATCGGCATCGGCCACTCCCTGGGCGCCACCTCCACCATCCTCGCCGCCGCCAAGCGCCCCGAGCTGTTCAAGGCGCTGGTGCTGATCGAACCGGCCATGGTCTCCCCCGCCCTGGCGCGGCTGGTGCGCTGGCTGCCCAAGGCGCTGATGAACCGCACCGACCCGGCCAGGAGCACCCTGCGCAAAGCCGACCGCTGGCCCGACCGCCAGGCGTTCCTTCAGCACTACCAGAACGCCCGCGGCTACAAGCGCTTCGGTCCCGAGGCGCTGCAGGCGCTGGCCGAGCATGGACTGGTGGAGGGCGCCGACGGCCAGGTGCAGCTGGCCTTCCCCAAACACTGGGAAGCGCACAACTACACCCAGCCGCCGAACGTGATGGCGCAGCTGCAGCGCCTGCCGATGCCCTGCGTGGCGATCCGCGGCAAACCCTCGGTGTTCTTCAGCGAACAGCTGTGGCAGGAATGGCAACGGCGCTGCCCGCAAACCCAGTTCCTGGAGGACCTGGAACACGGCCACCTGCTGCCGCTGGAAAACCCCGCCGGCTGTCACCGGCTGATCGAACAGGGCCTGCACGCTATCGGCGTACTTCCCCCACGCTGA
- the pnuC gene encoding nicotinamide riboside transporter PnuC, whose protein sequence is MSPLELCAATLGVIAVWLTVRQNIWCWPVGLVMVLMYSWIFFEVKLYSDMLLQGVYAGLQLYGWWQWRRGGEQHQGREVSRLSAAGLALSLAIGAAGSLGLGYLMATYTDAAAPWLDAALTGFSLVAQVWMAQKRLECWPLWLALDVVFVGLFVHKALYPTAVLYGLFCLLALYGWQSWRRAPALARA, encoded by the coding sequence ATGTCGCCCCTTGAACTCTGCGCCGCCACGCTCGGCGTGATCGCCGTCTGGCTGACGGTCCGACAGAACATCTGGTGCTGGCCGGTCGGTCTGGTCATGGTGTTGATGTACAGCTGGATCTTCTTCGAGGTGAAGCTGTATTCGGACATGCTCTTGCAGGGGGTGTACGCCGGCTTGCAGCTCTACGGCTGGTGGCAGTGGCGGCGCGGCGGCGAGCAGCACCAGGGCCGCGAGGTCAGTCGCCTGAGCGCCGCCGGCCTGGCCTTGAGCCTGGCCATCGGCGCCGCCGGTAGCCTCGGCCTGGGCTACCTGATGGCCACCTACACCGATGCCGCGGCGCCCTGGCTGGATGCCGCGCTGACCGGCTTCAGCCTGGTGGCCCAGGTGTGGATGGCGCAGAAGCGCCTGGAATGCTGGCCGTTGTGGCTGGCCCTGGATGTGGTGTTCGTCGGCCTGTTCGTGCACAAGGCGCTGTACCCCACTGCGGTTCTCTACGGGCTGTTCTGCCTGCTGGCGCTGTACGGCTGGCAGAGCTGGCGGCGCGCCCCGGCCCTGGCCCGCGCATGA
- a CDS encoding AAA family ATPase, translated as MRVLVLTGPESSGKSRLAQVLQARFGGLVVGEYVRHFIEQQGRDTCYGDIEAIARGQLDWEDRARASAPPLLILDTHLLSNLLWSRTLFGDCPVWLEPALLARRYDLHLLLDPRGMPWVDDGQRCQPHLAERLRFHRGCRDWLQAHGQAVVALQGDWPARERQALARVGAWLGEPERRESGD; from the coding sequence ATGAGGGTGCTGGTGCTGACCGGCCCGGAGTCGAGCGGCAAGAGCCGCCTGGCCCAGGTTCTGCAGGCGCGCTTCGGCGGCCTGGTGGTCGGCGAGTACGTGCGCCACTTCATCGAGCAGCAGGGGCGTGACACCTGCTACGGCGACATCGAGGCCATCGCCCGGGGCCAGCTGGACTGGGAGGACCGCGCCCGCGCCAGTGCGCCGCCGCTGCTGATCCTCGACACCCACCTGCTGAGCAACCTGCTGTGGAGCCGGACTCTGTTCGGCGACTGCCCGGTTTGGCTCGAGCCGGCCCTGCTGGCGCGGCGCTACGACCTGCACCTGCTGCTCGACCCGCGCGGCATGCCCTGGGTCGACGACGGCCAGCGCTGCCAGCCGCACCTGGCCGAGCGCCTGCGCTTCCACCGGGGCTGCCGCGACTGGTTGCAGGCCCACGGCCAGGCCGTTGTCGCGCTGCAGGGCGACTGGCCGGCGCGTGAGCGCCAGGCCCTGGCTCGGGTCGGCGCCTGGCTGGGCGAGCCGGAGCGGCGTGAGTCGGGGGATTGA
- a CDS encoding sensor domain-containing diguanylate cyclase — MTIEKADAVPARSSLRTLIIVRGALRSLVIAGLLCVASYFHVVSILEEELVEQLEQFIAERGLRDSQQFLQSERHHLAVEQALLEQLQAVSIPAGAALFDDYFEPWADGTWRTRRGWYDGQLARDGLQHRGFTGFIGRDVALTPELRQRAALIAAILEWYGTAWTATGQYINYYLSAPENLLVGEFVGLPYLHQVPADSYFPDEIFVSLANQAQNPERRTVWSHFYFDETAKLWMVSSLRPVYLEERLVATLGQDILLDEFMQRTLRDAREGTDNLAFDGEGTLIAYEPLLADIQAAGGTLKIDASRPGLQRIYQAVRAQGRHSGVTETDEAFLAYTRIDGPGWYLVNIYPKQLLQDKALAAAAIILGIALLGLLSEFAVLWLLIARYVLAPLRRFVTVTEKVGQNGLAELRDSDLPQRQDEFGLLASRYRETARELEESRRALLAANRDLDAQVARRTAELTQANERLARLATIDELSGLYNRRQFHSLVPLELARLGRLQKMPPWVTLAIVDIDYFKRVNDAHGHAAGDEAIRRMGACLAQLYRRAGDYCFRLGGEEFALFSSGEPVAAAVLEKTAAQLLNAVRQLEIPLAGSTVSCKLTISLGIVHAQVVPGLTLESLYKLADDALYAAKAGGRDQGRIVLLGAEPARHIERDVR, encoded by the coding sequence ATGACCATCGAGAAAGCCGATGCAGTGCCGGCGCGCAGCTCGCTGCGAACCCTGATCATCGTGCGTGGCGCGCTGCGCAGCCTGGTCATCGCCGGGCTGTTGTGCGTGGCCAGCTACTTCCATGTCGTGAGCATCCTCGAGGAGGAGCTGGTCGAGCAGCTCGAGCAGTTCATCGCCGAGCGCGGCCTGCGCGATTCGCAGCAGTTCCTGCAGAGCGAGCGCCATCATCTGGCCGTCGAGCAGGCCCTGCTGGAGCAACTGCAGGCGGTGTCGATCCCGGCCGGCGCGGCGTTGTTCGACGACTATTTCGAGCCCTGGGCCGATGGCACCTGGCGTACCCGGCGCGGCTGGTACGACGGCCAGTTGGCCAGGGACGGCCTGCAGCACCGCGGCTTCACCGGCTTTATCGGTCGCGACGTGGCGCTGACGCCCGAGCTGCGCCAGCGCGCCGCGCTCATCGCCGCCATCCTCGAGTGGTACGGCACGGCCTGGACCGCCACCGGGCAGTACATCAACTACTACCTGTCGGCCCCGGAGAACCTGCTGGTCGGTGAGTTCGTCGGTCTGCCCTACCTGCATCAGGTGCCGGCCGACAGCTATTTCCCCGACGAGATATTCGTGTCCCTGGCCAACCAGGCGCAGAACCCCGAGCGGCGCACGGTGTGGAGCCACTTCTATTTCGATGAAACCGCGAAGCTGTGGATGGTTAGCAGCCTCAGGCCGGTCTACCTGGAGGAGCGTCTGGTGGCGACCCTGGGCCAGGACATCCTCCTGGACGAGTTCATGCAGCGCACCCTGCGGGATGCCCGGGAGGGCACCGACAACCTCGCCTTCGACGGCGAGGGCACCTTGATCGCCTACGAGCCGCTGCTGGCCGATATCCAGGCCGCCGGGGGCACGCTGAAGATCGATGCAAGCCGCCCGGGACTGCAACGCATCTACCAGGCCGTCAGGGCCCAGGGGCGGCACAGCGGCGTCACCGAGACCGATGAGGCCTTTCTCGCCTACACGCGCATCGACGGGCCGGGCTGGTATCTGGTCAACATCTATCCCAAGCAGTTGCTGCAGGACAAGGCCCTGGCCGCCGCGGCGATCATCCTCGGCATCGCCTTGCTTGGCCTGCTCTCGGAGTTCGCCGTGCTCTGGCTGTTGATTGCGCGCTATGTGCTAGCGCCCTTGCGGCGCTTCGTGACGGTGACCGAGAAGGTCGGGCAGAACGGTTTGGCCGAGCTGCGCGACAGCGACCTGCCGCAGCGGCAGGACGAATTCGGTCTGTTGGCCAGCCGCTATCGAGAGACGGCGCGGGAGCTGGAGGAGTCCCGCCGGGCGCTGCTGGCCGCCAACCGCGATCTCGACGCCCAGGTCGCCAGGCGCACCGCAGAGCTGACCCAGGCCAACGAGCGGCTGGCCCGGTTGGCCACCATCGACGAGCTGTCGGGGTTGTACAACCGGCGTCAGTTCCACAGCCTGGTGCCGCTGGAGCTGGCACGCCTGGGCCGTCTGCAGAAGATGCCGCCATGGGTGACGCTGGCGATAGTCGATATCGACTATTTCAAGCGGGTCAACGATGCCCATGGGCATGCGGCCGGCGACGAGGCGATCCGCCGCATGGGCGCGTGCCTGGCGCAGCTGTACCGGCGTGCCGGCGATTACTGCTTTCGCCTGGGCGGCGAGGAGTTCGCCCTGTTTTCCAGTGGCGAGCCGGTCGCCGCCGCGGTGCTGGAGAAGACGGCGGCGCAGTTGCTGAATGCGGTGCGTCAGCTGGAGATCCCGCTGGCGGGTTCGACGGTGTCCTGCAAGTTGACGATTTCCCTGGGCATCGTCCATGCCCAGGTCGTGCCTGGCCTGACCCTGGAAAGCCTGTACAAACTGGCCGACGACGCGCTCTACGCCGCCAAGGCGGGAGGGCGTGACCAGGGCCGGATTGTGCTGCTCGGCGCCGAGCCCGCTCGCCACATTGAGCGGGACGTGCGTTGA
- a CDS encoding substrate-binding periplasmic protein — protein sequence MRLLLCCLLLALCAPSLAEPWQVVGDKQFAPYSYVAPDDDAPLGLDVELVDAVLQAAGVDYHLRLYPWLRVKAMLERGEATMAFQFAGTPERRAQYRLVGPLRTGTTVFMTTSKTALEDWRQLSDLAPYRIGQVEGYAYETAFDRAELRRDAIAQTPRQLVAMLLAGRFDVIVGDRTQLLYFARELNAEQRVRVLPQPLVEMPRYVAFGQEDQQRADLFADALERLRSTGELEAIHRRWEH from the coding sequence ATGCGCTTACTGCTGTGCTGCCTGCTCCTCGCCCTCTGCGCCCCGTCGCTGGCAGAGCCATGGCAGGTGGTCGGCGACAAGCAGTTCGCCCCCTACAGCTATGTAGCCCCCGACGATGACGCCCCCCTGGGGCTGGACGTCGAGCTGGTCGACGCCGTGCTGCAGGCCGCAGGCGTCGACTACCACCTGCGCCTGTATCCCTGGCTGCGGGTCAAGGCCATGCTCGAACGTGGCGAAGCCACCATGGCCTTCCAGTTCGCCGGCACCCCGGAGCGCCGGGCCCAGTATCGGCTGGTCGGCCCCCTGCGCACCGGCACCACGGTATTCATGACCACATCCAAGACGGCGCTGGAGGACTGGCGACAGCTGAGCGACCTGGCGCCCTACCGGATCGGTCAGGTCGAGGGCTATGCCTACGAGACCGCGTTCGACCGCGCCGAGCTGCGTCGCGACGCCATCGCCCAGACCCCGCGGCAGCTGGTGGCCATGCTGCTGGCCGGGCGCTTCGACGTGATAGTCGGCGACCGCACCCAGCTACTCTATTTCGCCCGCGAGCTGAATGCCGAGCAGCGGGTGCGCGTGCTGCCACAGCCCCTGGTGGAGATGCCACGCTACGTCGCCTTCGGCCAGGAGGACCAGCAGCGCGCCGACCTCTTCGCCGATGCCCTGGAGCGCCTGCGGAGCACGGGCGAGCTGGAGGCCATCCACCGCCGCTGGGAACACTGA
- a CDS encoding endonuclease codes for MPRLLVLLCLLFTLPAHADAPQSFTAAKKIAWKLYAPQQTTFYCGCAYQGNRVDLASCGYVPRKQPRRAQRLEWEHVVPAWVIGHQRQCWQQGGRKNCTRNDPVFRAAEADLHNLVPSIGEVNGDRSNYALGMLGASPKQYGACPMRVDFKARTAMPPEPARGASARIYLYMADHYRLRLSRQDRRTYEAWHRLYPVSDWERWRNQQVGCVMGHGNPYVGAIDRQRCTPLRHAGDAPRHSG; via the coding sequence ATGCCCCGCCTGCTTGTCCTGCTGTGCCTGCTGTTCACCCTCCCCGCCCACGCCGATGCCCCGCAAAGCTTCACCGCCGCCAAGAAGATCGCCTGGAAGCTCTACGCCCCGCAACAGACCACCTTCTACTGTGGCTGCGCCTACCAGGGCAACCGGGTGGACCTGGCCAGCTGCGGCTATGTCCCGCGCAAGCAGCCACGCCGCGCGCAACGCCTGGAGTGGGAGCACGTGGTGCCGGCCTGGGTGATCGGCCATCAGCGCCAGTGCTGGCAGCAGGGCGGGCGCAAGAACTGCACGCGCAACGACCCGGTATTCCGCGCCGCCGAGGCCGACCTGCACAACCTGGTGCCCAGCATCGGTGAAGTGAATGGCGACCGCTCCAACTATGCCCTGGGCATGCTCGGGGCCAGCCCCAAGCAGTACGGCGCCTGTCCGATGCGCGTCGACTTCAAGGCCAGGACCGCCATGCCACCGGAGCCGGCCCGCGGCGCCTCGGCGCGCATCTACCTGTATATGGCCGACCATTACCGGCTGCGCCTGTCGCGCCAGGACCGGCGCACCTACGAGGCCTGGCACCGCCTGTACCCGGTCAGCGACTGGGAACGCTGGCGCAACCAGCAGGTCGGCTGCGTCATGGGCCACGGCAACCCCTATGTCGGCGCCATCGACCGGCAGCGCTGCACGCCGTTGCGCCACGCCGGCGACGCCCCGCGACACAGCGGCTGA
- a CDS encoding zinc ribbon domain-containing protein YjdM has product MSTLPPCPQCQSEYSYQDGQLLVCPECAHEWSANTETPDADDDARVIKDAVGNPLQDGDSVTVIKDLKVKGSSLVVKVGTKVKSIRLVDGDHDIDCKIDGIGAMKLKSEFVRKV; this is encoded by the coding sequence GTGAGCACCCTGCCACCCTGCCCCCAGTGTCAATCCGAATACAGCTATCAAGACGGCCAGCTGCTGGTCTGCCCCGAGTGCGCCCACGAGTGGTCCGCCAACACCGAGACGCCGGACGCCGATGACGACGCCCGGGTGATCAAGGATGCGGTGGGCAATCCCCTGCAGGACGGCGACAGCGTCACCGTGATCAAGGACCTCAAGGTCAAGGGCTCCTCACTGGTGGTCAAGGTCGGCACCAAGGTCAAGAGCATCCGCCTGGTCGACGGCGATCACGACATCGACTGCAAGATCGACGGCATCGGTGCGATGAAGCTCAAGTCCGAGTTCGTCAGGAAGGTCTGA
- a CDS encoding phytanoyl-CoA dioxygenase family protein gives MPDSPAPALTAARLRALHGRGFVLLPGVLEAPQVAELRAAIDRLQPQHWDYSGLLDHYKCVFNRDPLWLPYLDPPGVIELAEAALGTDCHVIGQTAWRCHPGFVGAALHLDYLVLQLPPALLADPGFALPMQICTAQLYLDDIDADLCPTLVIPGSHRAGRGPRPGEDSWQGTPAQPVLCRAGDVLMLRSELWHAGSRNRTTDRSRYLLQVHYGRRMVAQKFSPYLAWRFNPAVLAACTPRQRRLLGEHAEAEYD, from the coding sequence ATGCCGGACAGCCCCGCCCCCGCCTTGACCGCGGCGCGCCTGCGTGCCCTGCACGGGCGCGGCTTCGTCCTGCTGCCCGGGGTGCTGGAGGCGCCACAGGTGGCCGAGTTGCGCGCGGCCATCGACCGCCTGCAACCGCAGCACTGGGATTACAGCGGGCTGCTGGACCACTACAAGTGCGTGTTCAACCGCGACCCGCTGTGGTTGCCCTACCTCGACCCGCCGGGGGTGATCGAACTGGCCGAGGCGGCCCTCGGCACCGACTGCCACGTGATCGGCCAGACCGCCTGGCGTTGCCACCCCGGTTTCGTCGGCGCCGCGCTGCACCTGGACTACCTGGTGCTGCAGCTGCCGCCGGCGCTGCTGGCCGACCCGGGCTTCGCGCTGCCCATGCAGATCTGCACCGCCCAGCTGTACCTCGACGACATCGACGCCGACCTCTGCCCCACCCTGGTGATCCCCGGCAGCCACCGTGCCGGACGGGGACCGCGGCCGGGGGAGGATAGCTGGCAGGGCACCCCGGCGCAGCCGGTGCTGTGCCGGGCCGGCGACGTGCTGATGCTGCGCAGCGAGCTGTGGCACGCCGGCAGCCGCAACCGCACGACAGACCGCAGCCGCTACCTGCTGCAGGTGCACTACGGCCGGCGCATGGTCGCGCAGAAGTTCTCGCCCTATCTGGCCTGGCGCTTCAACCCCGCGGTGCTGGCCGCCTGCACGCCCCGGCAGCGCCGCCTGCTGGGCGAGCACGCGGAAGCCGAATACGACTGA